CGCCGACCAGGGTTTTGGCCTGCAAGGCGGGCGGCAGGGCGCCCAGGGTCTCCGGATGCAGGGTGACCAGCAGTGGCGGCGAGGCGGGGCGGATCCCAAAGCGTTCGGCAATGTCGTCGGCGGTGGCGGCTCTGCCGGTGAGTAATCGATCCAATCCGGGGGCGCCGGAGACGGTGATCCGCCAGTCTTCTTCACCCATTTGCCGCAGCCGGGCGGCGAACGCCTCGGTGGCGGGAAAATGCAGGTGACTCATCTTGGTCAGGCCATGGCGGAACACCTCGTCCATGGCCCCATAGGTCAATTCACCACCGTGGATATGGGCGATGGGGACGCGAAAGGGCACGGCGGCACTGGCACAGGCGAACATCTCGAAGCGGTCGCCCAGAACCAATAGCAGGTCCGGACGGTTGCGCTCCAAAGCCTTGCCCATGCCCGCCACGGCCCGGCCCATGGCCTCGGTGGTTTGCAAGGGGCCATCGCCGTCGCCCAGGCAGGAAATACGTTCAAGAATCGGATAGCCGTCCCGCTGGATATCATCCACCGTATGGCCATGCGCCTCGGAGAGGTGAGAGCCGGAAACGAACAAGGCCGGGGCGATGGCCGAATCCTGACCCATGGCGTCGAGCACCGGGCGCAGCAGACCATAGTCGGCCCGCGAGGTGGTCACCACGCCGATTCGCCTCATTTGAGCATTTCCCAAACGATCAATTCGCCGAATTTGATTTCCCGAGCTGCGGTGCGACCGACCACTTTGGGGAATTCGCCTGGCGGAAGTCCGGTGCCGGGGCGCAAAAGAGTCAGGTCATCGCCTTCAATAACCTTCCCCTTGGGGATGATGCGGGCCGCCACCACGCTTTTTCGGGCAATGTTGCGGGTATCCATTTCCTCGGGTTGCGGGCACTTGATGCCGTCGCCCAGTGCCGATTCCACCAAACGGATGCCCTCGACCAGGGCTTTCAATTCCGGTGGTTCGATGGAGGCCTTGTGATCGGGGCCGGGCAGGGAGCGGTCCAAGGTAAAATGCTTTTCCACCATACAGGCCCCCCGCGCTGCGGCGGCAATGGGGATCCAGATCCCCTCCGTGTGATCGGAAAACCCGATGGGGTGGCCGAGTTTGCCTTGCATGGTATTGATGGCTCTCAGATTGACGCTTTCCGGGCTGGCCGGGTAGTTGGAGGTGCAATGGAGCAAACAGATGGGAATGTCGTGGCGGTCGGTCAGGGCGTCCAGCGCCGCCATCACTTCTTCCAGGTTGGTCATGCCGGTGGACAGGATCACCGGTCGTCCGCATCGGCCCATGCGGTGCAGATAGGGCAGGTTGGTGATTTCACCCGAGGGCACCTTGAAGGCCGCCACCTTCAGATCATCCAACAGATCCACCGCTTCTTCGTCGAAGGGCGAGGACAAGAAGACGAGGTTCCGTTCCACGCAGCGGTCCATCAAGGCCCGGTGATCGGCAATGGACAGCTCAAGCTTCTTGAGCATGTCAAACTGGCTTTCGGCCGTCCCGGCATTGCGCTCTTGATAGGCCGCTTTGGGGGCCTGGGGCGAGACCACTCTCTCGGCTGTAAAGGTTTGAAATTTCACCGCGTCCGCGCCAGCCTCGGCGGCGGTGTCGATTAACTTGAATGCCCGGTCAAGATCGCCGTTATGGTTCACGCC
The sequence above is drawn from the Magnetospira sp. QH-2 genome and encodes:
- the neuC gene encoding UDP-N-acetylglucosamine 2-epimerase; protein product: MRRIGVVTTSRADYGLLRPVLDAMGQDSAIAPALFVSGSHLSEAHGHTVDDIQRDGYPILERISCLGDGDGPLQTTEAMGRAVAGMGKALERNRPDLLLVLGDRFEMFACASAAVPFRVPIAHIHGGELTYGAMDEVFRHGLTKMSHLHFPATEAFAARLRQMGEEDWRITVSGAPGLDRLLTGRAATADDIAERFGIRPASPPLLVTLHPETLGALPPALQAKTLVGALRELDWPTVITTGSADPGAAEMATILADFASGREDCWVVDHLGSENYLGLMKSAAAVVGNSSSGIIEAASFGLPVVNVGDRQKGRTRAANVIDVPYHTGRIADAILKAVSPGFRDGLADLGNPYGDGHAADRIVTRLRDEPLGASLLIKEFIDLENPE
- the neuB gene encoding N-acetylneuraminate synthase, which translates into the protein MPTITIADRTIGEHCPCFIVAEAGVNHNGDLDRAFKLIDTAAEAGADAVKFQTFTAERVVSPQAPKAAYQERNAGTAESQFDMLKKLELSIADHRALMDRCVERNLVFLSSPFDEEAVDLLDDLKVAAFKVPSGEITNLPYLHRMGRCGRPVILSTGMTNLEEVMAALDALTDRHDIPICLLHCTSNYPASPESVNLRAINTMQGKLGHPIGFSDHTEGIWIPIAAAARGACMVEKHFTLDRSLPGPDHKASIEPPELKALVEGIRLVESALGDGIKCPQPEEMDTRNIARKSVVAARIIPKGKVIEGDDLTLLRPGTGLPPGEFPKVVGRTAAREIKFGELIVWEMLK